Proteins co-encoded in one Xanthomonas campestris pv. badrii genomic window:
- a CDS encoding IS5 family transposase → MQLTFGDAEYNGKRKRTRREVFLAEMDQVVPWKALLALIEPHYPRSGQPGRQPYRLETMLRIHFLQQWYALSDPSAEEALYDTVSMRRFAKIGGLDEVPDETTILNFRHLLEQHDLARKLFDRVNAHLSRKGQSLRGGTIVDATIIAAPSSTKNKQGERDPEMHQTKKGNQYYFGMKAHIGVDDDSGLVHHVECTAANVADITQAHKLLHGKEGTVCGDSGYTGLEKRDEMKGKRKLRYLIAEKRSKLRQIKNKRESKRAKRREYTKASLRAKVEHPFRVIKRQFGYVKVRYRGLAKNTAQVLTLFALSNLWLKRKHLLPAVVDVRP, encoded by the coding sequence ATGCAACTGACCTTCGGCGATGCGGAGTACAACGGCAAGCGCAAGCGCACACGGCGCGAGGTGTTCTTGGCCGAGATGGATCAAGTGGTGCCGTGGAAGGCCTTGCTGGCGCTGATCGAGCCGCACTACCCGAGGTCCGGGCAGCCGGGGCGCCAGCCGTATCGGTTGGAAACGATGCTGCGCATCCATTTTTTGCAGCAGTGGTATGCGCTGAGCGATCCATCAGCGGAAGAAGCCCTGTACGACACGGTGTCGATGCGCCGTTTCGCCAAGATCGGCGGGCTGGATGAGGTGCCGGACGAGACCACGATTCTCAACTTCCGCCATTTGTTGGAGCAGCACGATCTGGCGCGCAAGCTGTTCGATCGGGTGAACGCGCATCTGTCGCGCAAGGGGCAGAGCTTGCGCGGCGGGACGATCGTGGATGCCACGATCATCGCTGCGCCCAGCTCGACCAAGAACAAGCAGGGCGAGCGCGATCCGGAGATGCATCAGACCAAGAAAGGCAACCAGTATTACTTCGGGATGAAGGCGCACATCGGGGTGGACGACGACTCCGGGCTGGTGCACCACGTCGAATGCACGGCGGCCAACGTGGCCGATATCACGCAAGCGCACAAGCTGCTGCACGGCAAGGAAGGCACGGTGTGCGGGGACAGCGGCTACACCGGGCTTGAGAAGCGCGATGAGATGAAGGGCAAGCGCAAGCTGCGCTACCTGATCGCGGAGAAGCGCTCGAAGCTGAGGCAGATCAAGAACAAACGTGAATCGAAGCGAGCCAAGCGTAGGGAGTACACCAAGGCCAGCCTGCGGGCGAAGGTGGAGCATCCGTTTCGGGTGATCAAACGCCAGTTCGGCTACGTCAAGGTGCGCTATCGCGGTTTGGCGAAGAACACCGCGCAGGTGCTGACGCTGTTTGCGCTGTCGAACCTGTGGCTGAAGCGTAAGCATTTATTACCTGCCGTGGTCGACGTGCGCCCGTAG
- a CDS encoding DUF5597 domain-containing protein has protein sequence MLFARLSALRQRGRAVVCLCVVSLLAIAMTPAAYAEEMPRFVSQDGRHAVFVDGAPYTILAAQLHNSSAWPAVLPKALDEVVALHANTVEAPVYWEQFEPVQGRFDTTNVDALIAGARKRGLRVALLWFGSWKNGQMHYVPEWIKRDDATYPRMRDANGEPVDVLSPHVAANVQADARAFTALMQHLRKVDGERHTVILVQVENEPGAIGTVRDHGPAGEAAFAQPVPAAIAAALGKPAGSWQQLFGAEAAEAFNAHATAAYIEQVAAAGKRAYPLPLYVNTWLRYKGKRYPGMDYPSGGATANVFALWRAATPSIDFIGTDIYTSDYNEYTKVIGQYARPDNPAWVSETGFEAATAPYLFHVLGQGGVGFSIFGMDGNPDSEANRAAIAAHSANFQLLAPLQRVLAQAAFDGRLQGVAEQPGMPQRTLRFGEWQAKVSFGAPMWGDAPAILRGNDDHGGRLLVAQLGPEEFLVTGMAARIEFFREAADTRHGQLLRVEQGRYVDGRWQVERQLNGDQTDYGLNFGRGGPTSPEPVVLRVRVGTY, from the coding sequence ATGCTGTTTGCCCGTTTATCTGCCCTTCGCCAGCGCGGTCGTGCGGTTGTCTGCCTGTGTGTGGTGTCGCTGTTGGCCATCGCGATGACGCCGGCAGCGTACGCCGAAGAAATGCCACGCTTCGTCAGCCAGGACGGCCGTCATGCGGTCTTCGTCGACGGAGCGCCATACACCATCCTGGCCGCACAGCTGCACAACTCCAGCGCCTGGCCGGCGGTGTTGCCCAAGGCGCTGGACGAAGTGGTCGCCCTGCATGCCAATACCGTGGAGGCGCCGGTGTATTGGGAGCAGTTCGAGCCGGTGCAGGGCCGCTTCGACACCACCAACGTGGATGCCTTGATCGCCGGCGCACGCAAGCGCGGGCTGCGCGTGGCGCTGCTGTGGTTCGGCAGCTGGAAGAACGGCCAGATGCATTACGTGCCGGAATGGATCAAGCGCGACGATGCCACCTACCCGCGCATGCGCGATGCCAATGGCGAGCCGGTGGATGTGCTGTCGCCGCATGTGGCCGCCAATGTGCAGGCCGATGCGCGTGCGTTCACCGCGTTGATGCAGCACCTGCGCAAGGTCGATGGCGAGCGCCACACGGTGATCCTGGTGCAGGTGGAAAACGAGCCCGGTGCCATCGGTACGGTGCGCGACCACGGCCCGGCCGGCGAGGCGGCGTTCGCGCAGCCGGTGCCGGCGGCCATCGCTGCGGCACTCGGCAAGCCCGCCGGCAGCTGGCAACAGCTGTTCGGCGCGGAGGCGGCCGAGGCCTTCAACGCGCATGCCACGGCGGCATACATCGAGCAGGTGGCTGCCGCCGGCAAGCGTGCGTATCCGCTGCCGCTCTACGTCAACACCTGGCTGCGCTACAAGGGCAAGCGCTATCCGGGCATGGATTATCCGTCCGGCGGCGCCACGGCGAATGTGTTCGCGCTATGGCGCGCGGCCACGCCGTCGATCGATTTCATCGGCACCGACATCTACACCAGCGACTACAACGAATACACCAAGGTCATCGGCCAGTACGCGCGGCCGGACAACCCGGCCTGGGTGTCGGAGACCGGCTTCGAAGCGGCCACGGCGCCGTACCTGTTCCATGTGCTGGGGCAGGGCGGGGTAGGCTTCTCGATCTTCGGCATGGACGGCAACCCGGATAGCGAGGCCAATCGCGCCGCCATCGCCGCGCATTCGGCCAATTTCCAGTTGCTGGCACCGCTGCAGCGGGTGCTGGCGCAGGCCGCTTTCGATGGCCGCCTGCAAGGCGTGGCCGAGCAGCCCGGCATGCCGCAGCGCACGCTGCGCTTTGGCGAGTGGCAGGCCAAGGTGTCGTTTGGCGCGCCGATGTGGGGCGATGCGCCGGCGATCCTGCGGGGCAACGACGACCACGGCGGGCGGCTGCTGGTGGCGCAGCTGGGGCCGGAGGAGTTTCTGGTCACGGGCATGGCCGCGCGCATTGAATTTTTCCGCGAGGCGGCCGATACCCGTCATGGGCAACTGTTGCGGGTGGAGCAGGGGCGGTATGTCGACGGGCGCTGGCAGGTAGAAAGGCAGCTCAACGGCGACCAGACCGACTACGGGCTCAACTTCGGCCGCGGTGGCCCCACCAGTCCCGAACCGGTGGTGCTGCGGGTGCGGGTCGGAACCTATTGA
- a CDS encoding S9 family peptidase produces MGNDARRAARVMQAARVVAGCMLWLAANAQAAPTVADYQRSLGLRAYWSTLTENVAWPAQWQDDGTFHYRETVPGGFAFVRVDVATLHKQPAFDQARVAQALQAATGIAYAELALPFEQFAYSQEGGREDGAIVFAIEDAAWRCTLTTYQCAPDAPGRQPQQRPRGFGVVRDPDVAADTTPRRSPDGQWEALADGWNLIVRRVADGQLVQRTDDGRAEDYFDPESIAWSPDSQRLAVYRVRPGTARRVTRVEAAPPGRLEPVVHTQLYPKPGDAVDVERPVLLAVDGTRRVVDNALFATPYSLSPLQWRADGRSVSFEYVQRGFQHMRVIAVDASSGRAHVAVSEDARTFVYADRSFRHEVDAHGDGILWISERDGWRHLYLFDGRSGKPTRQLTRGPWVVRDVLKVDDAQRRIWFTASGMDAGKDPYYRQLYSVDYDGRNLHRLTTADADHEVAIADDGRHYVDVYSRPDLPPVMELHAIDGRLLQQVEQGNIDRLLAAGWRAPETFVAKGRDGRTDIWGMVVRPRDYDPRKRYPVIENIYAGPHDSFVPKTFWPFGYHSGGDKQIGMQAQADLGFIVVMIDGMGTANRSKAFHDVAWKNLGDSGFPDRIAWHRALAAKDRSYDISRVGIYGASAGGQSTLGALERHPEFYKVGVAFAGCYDNRMDKISWNEQWMGWPVDASYAAASGVVNASKLQGDLLLIVGEQDRNVDPASTAQVVDALIKAGKDFDLLNVPGGEHSVGRSSGPIDYVQRRQYDFFVRHLLGQPTPHWNSSAPEAR; encoded by the coding sequence ATGGGCAATGACGCGCGGCGTGCTGCACGGGTGATGCAGGCGGCGCGCGTCGTGGCCGGATGCATGCTGTGGCTTGCGGCCAATGCGCAAGCGGCGCCAACGGTGGCCGACTACCAACGCTCGCTCGGCCTGCGCGCTTACTGGAGCACGCTCACCGAAAACGTCGCCTGGCCGGCGCAATGGCAGGACGACGGCACGTTCCATTACCGCGAGACCGTGCCTGGCGGCTTCGCCTTCGTCCGCGTGGATGTGGCCACGCTGCACAAGCAACCGGCTTTTGACCAGGCGCGCGTGGCGCAGGCGCTGCAGGCCGCCACCGGCATCGCGTATGCAGAGTTGGCGTTGCCGTTCGAGCAGTTTGCTTACTCGCAGGAAGGTGGACGCGAGGACGGCGCGATCGTGTTCGCCATCGAGGACGCTGCATGGCGCTGTACGTTGACCACGTATCAGTGCGCGCCCGATGCCCCAGGCCGGCAGCCGCAACAGCGGCCACGCGGCTTTGGCGTGGTGCGCGACCCGGACGTGGCGGCCGACACCACCCCGCGCCGCTCGCCAGACGGGCAGTGGGAGGCGCTGGCCGACGGCTGGAACCTGATCGTGCGCCGGGTGGCCGACGGCCAGCTGGTCCAGCGCACCGACGATGGCCGTGCGGAAGACTATTTCGATCCGGAGAGCATTGCCTGGTCGCCGGATTCGCAGCGGCTGGCGGTGTATCGGGTGCGGCCGGGCACTGCGCGCCGGGTGACCCGTGTGGAGGCCGCGCCGCCCGGACGCCTCGAGCCGGTGGTGCATACCCAGCTGTATCCCAAGCCGGGCGACGCGGTGGATGTGGAACGGCCGGTGCTGCTGGCGGTGGACGGCACACGGCGCGTGGTGGACAACGCGCTGTTTGCCACGCCGTATTCCTTGTCGCCGCTGCAATGGCGGGCGGATGGGCGCAGTGTGAGCTTTGAGTACGTGCAACGCGGCTTTCAGCACATGCGCGTGATTGCGGTGGACGCCAGCAGCGGGCGCGCGCATGTGGCGGTGTCCGAAGACGCACGCACCTTCGTCTACGCCGACCGCAGCTTTCGTCATGAGGTGGACGCGCATGGCGACGGGATTTTGTGGATCTCCGAGCGCGATGGCTGGCGGCACCTGTATCTGTTCGATGGCCGCAGCGGCAAGCCCACGCGCCAACTCACCCGCGGGCCATGGGTGGTGCGCGATGTCCTGAAGGTCGACGATGCGCAGCGCCGCATCTGGTTCACTGCCAGCGGCATGGACGCGGGCAAGGACCCGTATTACCGGCAGCTCTACAGCGTGGATTACGATGGGCGAAACCTTCACCGACTGACCACCGCCGATGCCGATCACGAGGTGGCCATTGCAGACGATGGCCGGCATTACGTCGATGTCTACTCGCGCCCGGACCTGCCGCCGGTGATGGAGTTGCATGCCATCGATGGGCGGCTGTTGCAGCAGGTGGAGCAGGGCAATATCGACCGGTTGCTTGCCGCAGGCTGGCGCGCGCCGGAGACCTTCGTCGCCAAGGGCCGCGACGGTCGCACCGACATCTGGGGCATGGTGGTGCGCCCGCGCGATTACGACCCGCGCAAGCGGTATCCTGTGATCGAAAACATCTACGCCGGCCCGCACGATTCCTTCGTGCCCAAGACGTTCTGGCCGTTCGGCTATCACTCCGGCGGCGACAAGCAGATCGGCATGCAGGCGCAGGCGGACCTGGGCTTCATCGTGGTGATGATCGACGGCATGGGCACCGCCAACCGGTCCAAGGCCTTTCACGACGTGGCGTGGAAGAACCTGGGCGATTCCGGCTTCCCCGACCGTATCGCCTGGCATCGCGCGCTCGCTGCAAAGGACCGGTCCTACGACATCAGCCGCGTCGGCATCTACGGCGCATCGGCAGGGGGACAAAGCACGCTGGGCGCGCTGGAACGCCACCCGGAGTTCTACAAGGTGGGCGTGGCGTTTGCCGGCTGCTACGACAACCGCATGGACAAGATCAGCTGGAACGAGCAGTGGATGGGCTGGCCGGTGGATGCCAGCTATGCCGCTGCCTCGGGCGTGGTCAATGCAAGCAAATTGCAGGGCGACCTGCTGCTGATCGTCGGCGAGCAGGACCGCAATGTGGACCCGGCCTCCACCGCGCAGGTGGTGGATGCCCTGATCAAGGCCGGCAAGGACTTCGACCTGCTCAACGTGCCCGGTGGCGAACATTCGGTGGGCCGCTCCAGCGGGCCGATCGACTATGTACAACGCCGGCAGTACGACTTCTTCGTGCGCCACCTGCTCGGGCAGCCCACGCCACACTGGAATTCATCCGCCCCGGAGGCTCGCTGA
- a CDS encoding DUF5694 domain-containing protein, translated as MQPSPPRIPHAARAAVRFFDVGSASARRLQRPAHCWLWLALIVPCIAQAQVDLSQLDAEMAAPRTQMLVLGSVHLSQLPKDSDISAARLQPLMDRLAAYAPTIITTEDLSGESCDLMRRHPAVYLPEDTTTYCPDTGEAARATGLDVPTALGRVRAALRSLPSAPTPAQRRHLAALFLAAGEPPSALVQWLQLAPAEQRSGDGLDAALVARLHSMEQRPNESYQIAARLAARLGLQRVHPADDHTGDNVDLGDPAAYGKAIQAAWDKAAPRARAMREREDQLASQGKLLGLYRAINLPANQQLSIEVDFRAALSETSPHRYGYRYVSGWEIRNLRMVSNIRASFAEQPGARVLAVVGAMHKPWFDNWLGQLQGVDIVDAAQVLGNDGK; from the coding sequence ATGCAGCCATCCCCACCGCGCATTCCGCACGCTGCCCGCGCCGCAGTGCGGTTTTTCGATGTCGGCAGCGCGTCCGCCAGGCGGTTGCAACGTCCGGCGCATTGCTGGCTATGGCTGGCCTTGATCGTACCCTGCATCGCGCAGGCGCAGGTGGATCTGTCGCAACTGGATGCCGAGATGGCCGCGCCACGCACCCAGATGCTGGTGCTCGGCAGCGTGCACCTGTCGCAGTTGCCCAAGGACAGCGACATCAGTGCCGCGCGCCTGCAACCGCTGATGGACCGGCTGGCCGCGTACGCGCCGACCATCATCACCACGGAGGACCTGTCGGGCGAAAGCTGCGACCTGATGCGGCGCCATCCTGCCGTCTATCTGCCCGAGGACACCACGACCTATTGCCCCGACACCGGCGAGGCGGCGCGTGCCACCGGGCTGGATGTTCCCACCGCTCTCGGCCGGGTCCGTGCAGCGCTCCGCAGCTTGCCCAGCGCGCCCACACCGGCACAGCGTCGGCACCTGGCTGCGCTGTTTCTGGCCGCGGGCGAGCCGCCTTCTGCGCTGGTGCAATGGCTGCAGCTTGCGCCGGCAGAACAGCGCAGCGGCGATGGCCTGGATGCGGCGCTGGTCGCGCGACTGCACAGCATGGAACAGCGTCCCAACGAGAGTTACCAGATCGCCGCGCGACTGGCTGCACGCCTTGGCCTGCAGCGCGTCCACCCGGCCGACGATCACACCGGCGACAACGTGGACCTGGGCGACCCGGCGGCGTACGGCAAGGCGATCCAGGCCGCCTGGGACAAGGCCGCGCCGCGGGCGCGCGCCATGCGTGAGCGCGAGGACCAGTTGGCTAGTCAAGGCAAGCTGTTGGGGCTCTACCGCGCAATCAACCTTCCGGCCAACCAGCAGTTGTCGATCGAGGTGGATTTTCGCGCTGCGTTGAGCGAGACCTCGCCGCACCGCTACGGCTATCGCTACGTGTCCGGATGGGAAATCCGCAACCTGCGCATGGTGTCGAATATACGCGCCAGTTTTGCCGAGCAACCCGGTGCACGCGTGCTGGCAGTGGTCGGCGCCATGCATAAGCCCTGGTTCGACAACTGGCTGGGACAGCTGCAGGGCGTGGATATCGTGGATGCGGCGCAGGTGTTGGGTAATGACGGAAAGTGA